One window of the Silurus meridionalis isolate SWU-2019-XX chromosome 24, ASM1480568v1, whole genome shotgun sequence genome contains the following:
- the mcoln1a gene encoding mucolipin-1a, with translation MAVVEHNIVVRDSTERDRLLSPLTCYGSHDRCIDHGIPKLYPSSAAWVTRDQEEEELRRKLKYFFMSPCDKYHAKGRKPFKLVLQMLKIIIVTAQLVLFGLSNQMVVNFKEENTASFKHLFLKDYADGADDMLAVYTQNDVYDHIYYAIEQYLRLSDTTVGRYAYVFGVGFNGSALSLCQQYYKKGSIDPANDTFNIDPHVVTACVGVTPLDVPDGVLKNDYKNFTLKFHKLINVTIQFQLKAINLQTIINNEIPDCYTFVITIVLDNKAHSGKVKISLDNQVSIKECRDPSVSGHAENYTRVAFDVFVLLICVCSLVLCGRSIFRGVLLQHEFVQYFKIKLERTVSWGDRMEFINGWFILLIISDLFTITGSIIKIGIEFKDMASYDVCGILLGTSTLLVWVGVIRYFSFFQKYNILIVTLRAAFPNVIRFSCCVAVIYLGYCFCGWIVLGPYHVKFRSMSMVSECLFSLINGDDMFVTFSGMQESSLLVWIFSQLYLYTFISLFIYMVLSLFIALITGAYETIKHQTQEPLHITDLHAFIAECKDTPSSGKFRGIETSPCSFFCCCDRTTTYEDVLLVN, from the exons aAAGGGATCGACTGCTGTCGCCGTTGACTTGCTACGGTTCCCATGACCGCTGCATTGACCATGGCATTCCCAAGTTGTACCCATCATCAGCAGCCTGGGTGACCAGGGACCAGGAAGAGGAAGAGCTGAGGAGGAAGTTAAAATACTTCTTCATGAGCCCATGTGATAAGTACCATGCCAAGGGCAGGAAACCATTTAAACTGGTACTACAGATGTTAAAGATCATCATAGTGACAGCACAG cttgTGCTATTTGGTTTGAGTAACCAGATGGTGGTAAActttaaagaagaaaacacaGCGTCCTTTAAACATCTTTTCCTGAAAGACTACGCCGATGGTGCAGACGACATGCTGGCAGTGTACACGCAGAACGACGTCTATGATCACATCTATTATGCAATAGAACAG tACCTGCGCTTGTCGGACACCACCGTGGGACGCTACGCTTATGTCTTTGGAGTGGGCTTTAATGGCAGcgctctgtctctctgccaGCAGTATTATAAAAAAGGCAGCATTGACCCAGCTAATGACACCTTTAATATCGACCCACATGTTGTGACAG CTTGCGTAGGCGTCACCCCACTCGACGTACCTGATGGCGTATTGAAAAATGACTACAAAAACTTTACTCTCAAATTTCACAA GCTGATCAACGTTACAATACAGTTCCAGCTAAAGGCTATAAATCTTCAGACCATCATAAACAACGAGATTCCTGACTGTTACACTTTTGTAATCACG atcgtCCTGGACAATAAGGCTCACAGTGGCAAGGTGAAGATCAGCCTGGATAATCAGGTCTCCATCAAGGAGTGTAGAGACCCCAGTGTGTCTGGCCATG CGGAAAACTACACCCGGGTGGCCTTCGATGTCTTTGTGCTGTTGATTTGTGTCTGCTCTCTGGTGCTCTGCGGGCGCTCTATTTTCAGAGGAGTCCTCCTTCAGCAT GAGTTTGTACAGTACTTTAAAATCAAACTGGAACGTACGGTGTCTTGGGGGGACAGGATGGAGTTCATCAATGGCTGGTTTATTCTGCTGATCATAAGTGACCTGTTCACCATCACCGGCTCCATCATAAAGATCGGAATTGAGTTCAAG GACATGGCATCCTATGACGTGTGCGGGATTTTGTTGGGAACGTCAACGCTGCTGGTGTGGGTGGGGGTGATTCGTTATTTCAGCTTCTTTCAGAAGTACAAT ATTCTGATTGTGACATTGCGTGCAGCGTTCCCCAACGTGATCCGTTTCAGCTGCTGTGTGGCTGTGATCTATCTGGGCTACTGCTTCTGTGGCTGGATTGTTTTAGGCCCATACCACGTCAAG TTCCGCTCCATGTCCATGGTATCAGAGTGCCTGTTCTCTCTGATAAATGGAGATGACATGTTTGTTACCTTCAGTGGCATGCAGGAGAGCAGCCTACTGGTGTGGATCTTCAGCCAG TTGTACCTGTACACATTTATCTCCTTGTTCATCTATATGGTGCTCTCGCTCTTCATCGCCCTTATCACCGGAGCCTACGAGACCATCAAG caccAAACTCAGGAGCCGCTTCACATCACTGATTTGCATGCGTTTATCGCCGAGTGCAAAGACACGCCCAGCTCAGGAAAGTTCCGGGGAATAGAGACATCGCCGTGCTCCTTCTTCTGCTGCTGTGACAG GACCACCACCTATGAAGATGTTCTGCTGGTGAACTAG